Proteins from a genomic interval of Rosa chinensis cultivar Old Blush chromosome 2, RchiOBHm-V2, whole genome shotgun sequence:
- the LOC112183365 gene encoding 60S ribosomal protein L7a-2, producing MGPKKGGKLPVAASKKKPEKVVNPLFEKRPKQFGIGGALPPKRDLTRFVKWPKAVQIQRKKRILKQRLKVPPALNQFTKTLDKNLATSLFKMLLKYRPEDKAEKKERLLKRAQAETEGKTVEAKKPIVVKYGLNHVTYLIEQNKAQLVVIAHDVDPIELVVWLPALCRKMEIPYCIVKGKARLGAIVHQKTASVLCLTTVKNEDKMEFSKVLEAIKANFNDKYEEYRKKWGGGIMGSKSQAKTKAKERLLAKEAAQRMT from the exons ATG GGTCCAAAGAAAGGTGGAAAGCTCCCAGTCGCAGCTTCTAAGAAGAAGCCG GAGAAGGTGGTGAACCCACTGTTCGAGAAGCGCCCGAAGCAGTTCGGGATCGGGGGGGCATTGCCTCCGAAGAGGGATCTGACCCGGTTCGTCAAATGGCCCAAGGCTGTTCAGattcagaggaagaagaggatccTCAAGCAGAGGCTCAAGGTCCCACCAGCTCTCAATCAGTTCACCAAGACCCTTGATAAGAACCTCG CTACAAGCCTGTTCAAGATGCTCCTGAAGTACAGGCCTGAAGACAAAGCCGAGAAGAAGGAGCGTCTTTTGAAAAGGGCGCAGGCAGAGACTGAAGGCAAGACTGTTGAAGCCAAGAAGCCTATTGTTGTGAAGTACGGTCTCAACCATGTCACCTACCTCATTGAGCAG AACAAGGCCCAGCTTGTGGTTATCGCTCATGATGTCGATCCAATTGAGTTGGTTGTATGGCTCCCTGCTTTATGCAGGAAGATGGAGATCCCCTACTGCATTGTGAAGGGCAAAGCACGTTTGGGAGCG ATTGTTCACCAGAAAACTGCCTCAGTTTTGTGCCTAACAACGGTCaagaatgaagacaaaatgGAGTTCAGCAAGGTCTTGGAGGCTATCAAG GCCAACTTCAATGACAAGTATGAGGAATACAGGAAGAAGTGGGGTGGTGGCATCATGGGTTCCAAATCGCAGGCCAAGACCAAGGCAAAGGAGAGGCTCCTTGCCAAGGAAGCTGCTCAAAGAATGACTTAA